The DNA region TCCATCGCCTGAGCCAGACCCGGGCAACGACTCGGGCATAGATTACAACGAGAATGTTGTGGATGTCATGGAAACAACCAGCTTGCGCAAGGAACGGATCGTGGTGCTGTTCCTGGGCCACTGGAAGAAGTCGGCCTACACCGTGACGCTGAAGACCAGGGAAGCAGAGAGGAAGCTGAGCTTACCCGAGGCTTCTGAAAAGAAGACTGTCAGCCGCAAAACAAGCGCTGAGGTGGTACCCCAGAAGAAGAGCATTGATTATGGCTCCCTGGGAACCTTCTTCAAGCAGCGCAGCACCATCAACAAAATGCTGGGGAACTGGCGGAGCATGATATCCAGTGTCCCCTCACGCCAGATCCGGCGCCTCAACCGGCAGCAGGCCCTCTACTCGCCCGAGCAGTTCCTTCCCCGCGTGGATGGTGCGCCAGTGAGCTACGACAGCCTGACCCTTGACCTCTTCATGCTGGGCTACTTCCACATCCTGGAGCTGGACTTGCCCGCGGATGAGCGGAAGATGAGACACCTGCTCTGCTTCGAGGTGTTTGACCATGTGGGCCGCTTCACCTGGGAGACGGTCCGTGACTTCCACAAGGCGGTTGTCCAAGACATTGAGGCCGGGAACCGGGAGTGGAAGGACGGATTTGAGGACATCAAAGTGAGGTTTTTTGGCGCCGGGTCTGGCCAGGCCGAGCTTCCCAGCCCGGAGAAGACTCCGCAGGTGGAGAGGAGGCCAGTACCTAAAGTCATTGTCCAGACCCCAACTCCAGATGAAGGGGCCAAGTCGAAAAAAGGAATGGACATTTCCAGTTTCAGTAATGAAGAGATCTGCAAGTACATTGACCGCAGTTTTGCCTTTTGGAAAGAGAAGGAAGCGGAAATTTTTGACTTTGAGTAGTTTGGCTTTGTTTGTCTATCTTTTGATACTTTTGTACAAATTTACATTGTATACATTGACTTGACAGCTTTAGTATATTTTGAGTAGTGAGATTATGCAGTCATGAGTGTATTTCTTTTCCAACACTTGAAATAAGTTATTACTGCATTTCCTTCATGGACTACCTGAAAATAAGTATGTTTTTTTGACATTATTTTGGTGTCAATTTGTATCTGTTTTGCTATATCTTTCCACAATAACTAATATGTTGATCTCTTAGATTTTGAAGCAAAtgtaggtcaaaggtcaaattgacaataaaaactGGAATGAAAGGTTTTAGATGATGAATTGTCATGATGAGATGTTTTCTATATGATTTGATTAATATGTTGTTAATATCAAACATTAATATGCTCAACTGACAACTTACAACattcattattaaaataaaacttCCTCTATTATTGATTAAATAGCATTGCCATCTATAAGAATGTGATTGGCAATTGACCAGTTGCCCCTTTAAAGTAATCttctctgtaagtgtgtgtttgatttcaTGTAATGATTTCATGATGCATCTCTAGTGCTTTCACTACGATTAGTCGTGAATGGGCATGTGCCTTTAAGAGCAGGTGAGAGGTGGgggtgagcgagtgtgtgtgtgagtgtgtgcatgtgtttgtgtgtgtgttagtgggggGTGTTGTATGGAATCTGAGTCTGGTCGCCCATCCAATGTTGGGGCCTAAAAATAGCCAGCTGAAAGACAAGCAGACTACACCAGTGACTCTGCAAATGCCCTCGTTGCTTTCAGTGCTACTGATCTCGCACTGTCTCAACTAGCCATTGTGCTACTGTGTTTCCTCAGGCGAACTATGTGTGActactccctcttctctcctcccaggTATGTGGCTTAACGATCGAGTGGGATTTTCCAATTGTCTCAGAGTGGAGAGGGTGAACTGCATGCAGAGCGTAGTTCAAAACGGGACTCACTGCTAAGTAAACAGGACTTCACATGGTGGTTAGATCACTTACACAAGACGCTTCCTCACACTACACTCTGTTGGGGTAAGGTCTCAGTTATGTAAACAAtgaacgtgacattatttatatgtAAAATGTGCTgtgttttcctttttccttttgTCATAGGCCTGAAACCTTCCAAGAAAGTTGACCACAGACCACTGTTCCGAGGACATCAGAGAGATTCTGAGGTTTTTCAATCACTGCTGTTCATCAATCATAGTTGTATCAAACGACTGAGGAAGTCGGAACTCTCTCGCCGATACTTTTTCCTCCTGATTTTGATGAGTGTTCTTGTTAGCAATCATTTCTTAATACCGCAAACCAACAGTCTTGAACAGCACCCCTGGGACAGGAAGTCATTGTTAATGCTCTTTCAGTAAATGTTGAGAAACTCAGCCCTGAGTATCATATTCTTCCAGTAAGCCCCAAACAGTCAAACTGCCTTTGGCAAGCACCTGTTTTCAGAAAGCTGGTCTTTAATTTGACCCATATTGGTATGCTACCATGACTTAATTCTCACGGATCTAGCCTATTTTTGAAGTGCTTCCCCTTTATGAATCGCTCATGATCAGAGACACTGGGCTGTGGGGCCTCAAGGCAACAGCAGTCCCCTCGCACAGCTATGCTAATACCCTGGAGCCATGATGATGGATGATAGCCTAGGGATTAGGATGTGTCTGAGAatattctgtatgtgtgtgtgtgtgtgtgtcttctctttCATTCCTGTCTCCTGTAGGTAAATAGAAAACTCAGCTGTTGAGAAGAGGGGGGCAAAGAGGTGGTTGTAGGAGGCGTTTTTGGAAAAGAGAGCGTGAAACGTTGGTGCTTGTCATCATGGTGCGCAACGTGGACGACCTGGACTTCTGCCTCTCCTCACACCCGCAGAGCATCCTGGATGGCCTGCGCTCCCTCTGCTCGCAGCCCAAGCTGGTGGACGTCACGCTGAGCGCGGGCGGCCGCGACTTCCCCTGCCACCGCGGCATTCTGGCCCTCTGCAGCCTTTACTTCCAATCCATGTTCTCGGGCGACTTTGTGGAGAGCATTGCAGCGCGCGTGGAGCTCAGCGACGTCGACCCCGACATCCTAGCCACCCTGCTGGACTTCGCCTACACGGGCAAGCTGACCATCAACCAGGGCAACGTGGAGGGCCTGATCCAGACGTCCAGCCGGCTGCAGTTCCAGACGGTGCGGGCGGTGTGCAGCCGCTACCTGCAGCACCAGATGGACGCCAGCAACTGCCTGGGCATCTTGGAGTTTGGCGACATCCACGGCTGCCCCGAGGTGGTGGCAAAAGCCTGGGCCTTCCTGCTGGAGAACTTTGAGGCCGTGCAGCACGGAGAGGAGTTCCAGCTGCTGGAGAAAAGGAAGCTTGCGGTGTGCCTGAAGGACGAGGGACTGCAGCTCAGAGACGAGCGATCCTGTGTCCAAGCGGTGCTCACTTGGGTCAGGCATGACGTGGCGGGCCGACTCTGTCACCTACCAGAACTGCTGGGTCTAGCTAGACTCTCATTGTTACCGGAGGCCTACTTTACCGAGACCCTGCTGAAAGACAGTCTTATTCAGGACTCACCAGCCTGCAAGGACCTTATAGAGACTGCTTATAAGGAGGTTAGTCAGCATACTATCAGTCAGTGTAGGTTCCCATACCACTTACCTGGGATCAAACTGCTCTCCTTCCTTTCCCATGTATATGATGAAGGCACTATAACACATCATTTATCATACATCGGGTCAAAATACTAGAGTTATTCCCTTACAGTAAATCCactcttttttacatttattaatttggcagacgcttttatccaaagcaacttaacATATGtgaattatattacaagggccattctccccagagcaaaTCGGGGTTAAATGCCCAAGGGCACAGCAGAGGAAGCCGGGAAttaaacccacaacttttcaggctactgcatgctggcCTTAGCCACTACTCTGTGCTTGTGTCAAACTCACTCTGCTTCCTCTATGTGCATCCTGGTAGAAACTGGACCTGAAGCCAGGTGGTTCTGAGGAGAGACTCTCGCGAATCAACAAGCACAATCTCCAGGAAGTTCTGTTTGTGGTGGGAGGTCGCTCGCTGGATGACAcggatgatgaggatgaagaggaggacgaCGACAGGAACCCCATTTTGCCTCCCCACAACTGTGCATACTATGACACAAAGGAGGGTATGagcagaaataaataaatacatgttaaATGAGAAAAATGGCAGACTGTAACACTCTGTCTAGGCCATTTCTTAAAATGCAACCCTGTGGTGCGGGtaaaaggttgttgatattgttGATATTATCCCTTCATGCTCCTGaagcaatgtgttgattggcgTGGCGTTCTTTATGGCTTTGTCTGAGCCGCTATGTTTGTTTCCCATTTGCAGTGCTAGGAGAGCTTCATGGAGAGCTAGAGTGTATTGCATCAAAGTCGCAAACTgtatctctttcttttttctatttgATAAAGATGCATCCAAACAGCATATGCATTATAtcattttattcttgtaggcaaATGGAACCAGCTTCCTGACTTCCCTAACTACAACAAGTGGGGCTATTCTGTGGTATCCTTAAACAACGACGTTTATGTCACAGGTGGGTCCCGATCTCTGCTGCATCATTTCCTTTTCTCTGCACTTCAAAAACCACCgcacttcaaaaaaaaaaaaaaaagtaaccaAATAAAAGAAACAGAGGCTGGAGTGAAGCATAAAGGCAACAGCTTTCACtgatctctcatctctccaagATATGTGTCGAAAGATGAGTGCTATTTTTACTTAAGCAAACAGAGACAAATCCGATGTTGAGCTCAGGCCTTTGGTGGAGCCCATGCTTTTTTGAGAGAGGATCAGAGGGAATCATGAACGccccatacacacattttaGGGGTGTTTTGGTGAATGGAACAGCCGCTCTAACCAAGGATTTGGAGAGGCTCACAAAGATCCCACTTCTGCCTAAGTAGCACTCCCATTGGGAATTTCAAACGAgactgaggtttttttttttagaatgcaTAGAAATGCCACATAACAGATAACATGATGAAGATTAACCATGACCTGGAAAAGTGAAAAACCCAGCGACCACCCGCGTTTACTTGAACAATTGAAGGCAGATGTAACCAGAAAAATTGAGTGCGCTACAATTATAGAATGTGAGGTCTGGAGAAAAGAAAAGTTGCTATATTTTTCACGTCTTGGTTGACTGTGACTGTAATTAGATCAATATATATTTACAAATATCTTAGTGTTTGTTATCTTTAAAAACTCTTTCTCGAGATTGATATTCTTCTGTCCCCCCACAGGAGGGTCACGCGGGTCGCAGTCGAACACCTGGTCAACCACGGAGACCTGGAAGTACATCACTCGCGAGGGGAAGTGGGTTACGGTAGCTCCAATGCTCCGGCCCAGGACTAACCACACCTCGGCCGCACTCAACGGAGAAATCTATGTCATCGGAGGTAAGAAAATAAATATGGTCCCTTCCACACAGAGCCGATGGGCCAGTCGAATGGAAAAGCTTTCAGGCCGGTCTGGTTTAATGTGCTCCAAAGCGGTAGCCAGGACAGGCCAAATACCTACTTCTCCTGAGGCCCTGAGCGACTTCTAAAGAggcaggttttttttatttaagccCTGAGGCTTGTCAATCCTGAACCTTGAGTGACTTCTGAGAAGACAGATTTTGATTTAAGCGTGTACCACGGCCAGCTCAGAGCCCTGTATAAGCCCCCTCTAAGAGAGGATTTTGtttaaacaaagaaaaatgtcaggttTTGTGGTCAGATGCATTCAGATTTTGTTATTGCCTGTGCATTTGTATGGGAGAGGAAAAAAGGCTTCTCCAAGTTCTGCATATTGACCACTGCGAGCAGTTTCTTGAGCAGGAATCTAGCAAAGTTTGGGACTCCACTGTGAGCATTAGTCTGTGTCCCTGCTGCGGCCTCAATCAGCTCTGCTATTAAAAATGTTTCCTTCCTTTGTTTCCAGGCACCACCATGGATGTTGTCGAGGTCGAACATTATGACCCATATAGCAACAGCTGGGCCTCCATAACGCCAGCACTGAGATATGTCACCAATTTCAGTGCCACTGGCTGCCTTGGAAAGCTATACATCATTGGCTCCTGTGCCGTGAAATACAATGCATTGACGCTGCAGTGCTACAACCCTGTCATAGGTAATACTGCATGCCAAAAATAGGGAGGGGGTACCACATGTGTCATCATAGTTTCCCCTACGACTACAACATTTATAGCAACATATTACACAACTTGATGAAATCAATATGTTCCAGGTTATTCTGTCACATGTTATTTATGTGGTGTTGTTGATGTTAGGATGATggattatagaccctttcaaccataaaaacaaaaacaatgcttgaacattctatttggttcccaatctacttcctctgcattaagataacatatggaatgttaaaacggaagccttgtggggccaactatgatgctgataatggaactctcttgaaagggatGGATATAGCGACTTCTATCTTCATGTCAAAGGTGCAAGATAACACTGACAGCCATGGACAGCAGAAACACTGTGTTAGGGGTTGCGTTGTAAACACCATAAAATATGAAGCTCAGAGAATCTGAGatactttttttcccctcgcCATTCTACAGATGGCTGGAGCATCATCTGTTCTCCCTTCATCCCCAagtacctctcctctcctctctcggtGTCTGTGGATGGTATGATTTACCTCATCGCAGACAACACCAAGAAAGTCTATCTCTATGACCCAGAGGCCAACATGTGGCAGAAGGTAATGCACCTCTTGTTTTATTACTATCTGCCCTCCTTCTGTTATTATCTAACTAGGTCATCTGACGGAGTTTTCATAGCAGGTTATAATTAGACCCTGTCTTGTGGGTATGATGGATGATGGCCGGCATTGGTAAGCATTCGGTGACGTAGAGTCTGCATGTCTTGTATTGACCTTTAATGACGTTAGGAGGTTGCCCTCAGCTCAGGCAACAAAGATTAATATATTCATGTTCATGCTGCCAGTGCCAGTGGCATTTAAGTGGGTTAATTTTGGCCACTGGCATATGGCACTAGTTCTCAGTGTACTTAATACTACGGTGTCTACCCCCTTAGGTCCAGTTTCTTCACACCCTCCATGAGAATGGGGGGCTGGTGGCGGTAGGAGGGAAGCTCTACGTCACCGGAGGCCACTGGAAGGGCATGGAAGGGGACTacggggtggaggtggaggtgtatAACCGAGGCTCCAACACCTGGAGGGTGGAGACCTTTCTGCCTCGGCTCTGGCACTACAGTAGAAGCTGCTCCATTTTCCTTGACCCTACACTATGGACAGAACCCTTTCCAGAAGAGActtagcacaaacacacacacacacacacacatacacacacgctctctctctctctccctctctctctcacacacacaaactcacacacaaacacacactcacacacacacacacaaacacaaacacacacacacacactgtggtcaGGATACATTGGATACACCTCAGGATACAGCTTGTACACTGGATTTGTACACCTGCAGGCAGtttgggagatgtgtgtgtgtgtgtgtggggggatacCTCGCAGTTCAGGCGGCAGTATTAGGTGctattttattatgttttttaatAGTTGTACATTTACCTTTGATGTTTCTTTGTTCATTTAAAGTATTTTAAAGTGCTTTAAAACAAGATGTTTGTATGATGATGGTAGGTGAGAGGTGTTTTGTCATCCTCAGGAATCTAGTAAAACTCAATTGTGTGCCTTTCACAGATGATTAAATCGTGCTTGTGAAATAATGGCTCTggcaatgtttttcatttttttgctcACTTTTCTTGTAAAATGTTTCAAATGCTTTGCTGTGAGAGGAGAATATTGCGAGACATTGCACAGTTTACCATCAATTGCACAGAGActtcaaatgtatttttatttttaacttgtatgtgtgtgatgcatgttAATAATATAAATTGCTGCTGTAGCCTAACAGCTTAATTTCCCTTGGATAGCCTAAAGTAGGCccttatctatctatccattttTTAAGTGAACATGAACATATCTAAATATTTACAGAAGGCCTATATACTTGTATATTAACACAGCCCAAGACATTTGTCTCCCGCTATATTGCCGAGGCTCCCGCCTGGTTAATGTAATTGATCATTAACCAGCACTCAGGGTGTCTACTAAAACAGACCCTGCAAGAAATTTGTAAACTAAGGTGCAGGTGACCACTCAACAGCCAAACAAACCATCAGCCCCCGCGTCAGTGTAGCCATGGAAATAAGCTTGCATTCTATTTCCATGTCAACGGCCCGGGAGCGTCCGGTTTCCACAGCAACTTTTTCTGGGATATGCCTCGCGCCGTGCTGTGATTGGAGTCTCCGAAAAGTCCTTTGGTCAGGGAGTAAACTTTACAAACCATTGCATAAAATCATTTTATTATTGCAATGAAATTCAGGAAGTGTATTTTAAGTGAGAAAGGGATTTTGCATTGCATGTGGAACTGATATCATGAATTTGCATGCCTCAACAAGTTGTAAGAAGTGATTTGTAGTTGTATTTGTGGTATGAACGATAGTTTGTAAGGAAACCACTAGTTCAGCCTACATTAACGAAGATTTGGATCAAGAAATTCTTCGATGAATTCTCAAGGGGAAGAAAGGCCGCAGTCTCCTGGACTTGAGGCCGTGATTCAGGTATTGTAATGGAGAACTTGGCTTGAAAGTGTGTTGTGTCGATTTAAAATGTCATGCAAAACAACGCTACTAATCAGCGCCGTCACCTCCCATCCAGAGGAAAGAGGATAGGTTTTATGTAATATTTAAAAGTGTCGGACGCTTATTAAGTTTAATTGGTAGGCTAGCAGGTCTGTAGTGACCGATATGGCAAATGCTTGTGCTTCTTCATTTGTGAGTGAGGTTGCATTTTAAATGAATGAGTCTGAGTCTCAGACCAAAATGATCTTTATTTCGTGTGTGCAAAGCCCTCTCTGCGAGCGCATTTCTGGAACAAATGGGTCCATATTTCTATATGCTTTTATCTATATGTTAATTTACCTTAGCCTACAGTTGTACCCATTTGTGTGTTCTGGTGGCGATGGTGAATACTGTGATTATAGAAGCTAGAAGACTCCCTCCTGGATGTCAGTGCAGAAGAGAGGGCACTCACCATTTGGGGGGAAGAACTGGGTTCCACCGCTGCACCAGTCCCTGTGCGCATCCGACAGATTGTCACCAGAAACCTGAGCGACTCTCCCGCAGGTAAATCAATGTATATTTTCTCCCTTTTAAACCATTATCACTGTCTGAGAATTCGAGGCCCAGTGTCAATGATGTAATCCTCTTCGTTCGCAAACACTAGAAGAGAAACGTGAGATCTCTGAAATAAAAGCAGAGGTCCTCAATCCAATCTCTCGTCTAAGGAGGATGTAAGAAAGTAATGTTGGAGCCATTTTAGCCATTTTTGCTTATCACTTCGTATATTAAACACAGCCAAGGAAATTCAAGGAATGGTTCTAGTAACTCAAATACAACGGCAGAGTAGGCCCTACTACTCTAACCTATACCaatataaatcagtaaatgccTTCACCTCCGTTTACATTAAATGTAATCATTAGCAGTCTCTCTCCAGTCCCTCCTTAATTGGATGAGGAATGCAaagtgtgcattcagagggcaGGGATACCACAGGCTCATCACTCACAGCATGTAACCACTAGGGGTCAGAGGTCCATCTGAGATCTCTTTCCCCACCTTGTATGTCTCATGTGCTGCTGACCTGTGACTAAACTGGATAGGTGCAATCAATATGGCTTTTGTCTAAGCTGTGTCCAACCAGTATCGCATTAGATGTAGTGGAGGTGGAAGAAATGGAgggccttttgaaatttgaaaatATTTTGCAACGACAGCTATATTGGGTTAGAGTGCTCTAATTTTTCAGAATTGCGTACAGTAATAGTATACACCATCTGAAATACCTGAATTCAAGCTGCTGCAAGTCCACTGCTCTTGGCATTGTCATATTCCTTCATCCCATAACATTTGTCTCGTCCTTTCATTTCTCTGTCCACAGCAACCAGCATGGGTGGAGCTGAGGTTTCAGTACAGGAGGAGAACCGGGCCCTCAAAGACCTGCTGTCCCAGACTCGAGCTGACCGTGACCAGCTGCTTGTCAAGCAGGCGGCCCTCACAGACAGGGTAGGTTCAAAGCCACGATTAGTGCGTACACCTCAAAGAGCCCAGTTTTGTGCCACACTATTTGTGTCATGCAGTGAAAAGGAACAGGGACAAGGACATGCATCTGCAATAGGGTTGCCAACTTCCCCAACCCCAAATGAGGGACACTTCACTTCAAAtgcccccaacccccaaactgtcactttaagagcattgtctacacagtaggctattgccagctccattcaaatatagcctatggctagtacACAAActttaacattgtttgtgccacatacATTTAAGcctatagcacaatattaacaatgataagtatattaagttggtataaacaaccttcattcctgtggaaatagaagcatgtaatgatgctagctagatattttctgtttgcaattaaaagtgaattatgaactTATAGACTAGCTATCCGACTGGAAAGTGTTTCAATTGGCATAGCCTATCATGTGCTATAATGTgctccattacacaaaggcaaagaccacaCTTAATATTCTATCACAGTCCAAATCACAGTGCGTGTGTGCAGCCTATGTCAACGTGCCCTCACATTTTAGGCCTATAAATGgacagtagcctgtgaaccgGATACTTCCGCAATCtccttgtgttgtttttgttgttttgttttcatgatttccttttaaacgtttcttatattaaaaaggtgaaatcaattaccaacaatgacaagccagctggaaacttccaccctctccctctcgttcCCAATTAACACgagtagcataacgttcaagttagatctgctgtaTAATGGAGACTGAGaggacccaaaaagtatcatcctTATATaagatgctgttgctgcattttgacattgtaatcaTTCTCtgagaagagtgaaaagcagtttgcagtaaagctgctCTGGCTAAATTGTGGTGCCCCTTCTGTCCCTTGGTGCCGTGCACAGTGCGAGATGTGCGTGGTAGCGGCGGCATTGGACACTTTGTTCCAGGTgcgtttacagtagcctactattgaCAAGTTAACAAGGCCGATGAGCTGTGATTGAAAATCGGGAATGGAGCTGTCCCTGACAGGACTAATCAAAATCACCCAAAATATGGGATGTCCTGCACAATTCGGGACGGTTGGCAATCTTACAGAAATCTGCCATGAGCATCATCAGAGTATGGCTTTCTTATCGGCCAGTGGGAATATGAAACTCACCCTCTATaacctatagaccctttcaacaataaaaacaaaaacaatgcttgaacgttctatttgggccccaatctacttcctctgcattaagataacatatggaatgttaaaaaggaagtcttgtggggccaactatgatgctgataatggaactctcttgaaagggtccatacctacataATGCTAtgtttaagcaatatagcacgagtgagagtggggttggtcatggattgTTGTGCTATATTGCACttgtgctatattgcttaaatttATACTGACTATGACTTGCACGCAATACAACTTTATGGCTAATCAATATATACCCTGCTGAAATATAAAAAAGCTAGAAACCAgattatgctggtagctggttttagctggtctttgcttgttttcttccagctcttgctggtctttgctagTATAGCTGATTGGGTCACCAGATGGACATGCCGGTGTGACcgtctgaggaagctggtcatgctggtgtgaccagcctgtcatgtgggatacagctggtgtaagatggtcatgctggtgaccggCCTGCCGAGCTTGACATAGTTGGtctaagatggtcatgctggttttcTAGAACGACCAACATAaactggcatggccagttaaaccagccagtaagaccagcaacaccatCTCAAATGACCATCTTAAAGTGGTATTACAAGCacaaccagctgaattaccatcgtaaGTTGGGTAAACCAGCTAGACCTgcaaaactcttgcgaaaacatacattcagctggtcaaccatcatagggtggtcaaacaagctggtcaaccagcaaatcaccttaagctggtcaggctgttgtttttttcagcagtatATTGAGTTGTGTTagagtatata from Alosa alosa isolate M-15738 ecotype Scorff River chromosome 9, AALO_Geno_1.1, whole genome shotgun sequence includes:
- the klhl30 gene encoding kelch-like protein 30, with product MVRNVDDLDFCLSSHPQSILDGLRSLCSQPKLVDVTLSAGGRDFPCHRGILALCSLYFQSMFSGDFVESIAARVELSDVDPDILATLLDFAYTGKLTINQGNVEGLIQTSSRLQFQTVRAVCSRYLQHQMDASNCLGILEFGDIHGCPEVVAKAWAFLLENFEAVQHGEEFQLLEKRKLAVCLKDEGLQLRDERSCVQAVLTWVRHDVAGRLCHLPELLGLARLSLLPEAYFTETLLKDSLIQDSPACKDLIETAYKEKLDLKPGGSEERLSRINKHNLQEVLFVVGGRSLDDTDDEDEEEDDDRNPILPPHNCAYYDTKEGKWNQLPDFPNYNKWGYSVVSLNNDVYVTGGSRGSQSNTWSTTETWKYITREGKWVTVAPMLRPRTNHTSAALNGEIYVIGGTTMDVVEVEHYDPYSNSWASITPALRYVTNFSATGCLGKLYIIGSCAVKYNALTLQCYNPVIDGWSIICSPFIPKYLSSPLSVSVDGMIYLIADNTKKVYLYDPEANMWQKVQFLHTLHENGGLVAVGGKLYVTGGHWKGMEGDYGVEVEVYNRGSNTWRVETFLPRLWHYSRSCSIFLDPTLWTEPFPEET